One segment of Marvinbryantia formatexigens DSM 14469 DNA contains the following:
- a CDS encoding transposase: MANFTSNTYQMKREILSFSNKISRNLSKPERKFMADMNYGMLASGSCLLTDIADQLHETSRKINTVDRLSRHLAKGTPKDALKAYLKQVKKWCPDQPVIHIDDSDVVKPDGYQFEAPGWVRDGSESTKTKNVYKKGYHVTEATVLTTSNHPVSIFSEIHSSVEKDFTSINDVTFSAMERAKALFGKATFVMDRGYDDNKMFLKLDSMKQDYVIRLTAKRRLLYHNKWTLATELRNRRKGKVKLPLFYKGKKHEAYLSHVKVQITASRKDMYPVLVYGITEHPMMLATNKAIKSKEDVIKVAKLYFSRWKIEEYFRCKKQMFQFENFRVRKLKAINALNFYTTLCMAFLAHISMKAETNALKTAIIHTANPIKEKIAFCYYRLAKGISGILSYAKEGIRLWFRTRRPVYRQLCLKLAV, from the coding sequence ATGGCTAATTTTACATCAAATACCTATCAAATGAAACGGGAAATTTTATCTTTTTCAAATAAAATTTCCAGAAATCTTTCCAAACCGGAACGTAAATTTATGGCGGATATGAATTATGGTATGCTTGCTTCCGGAAGCTGTCTTCTCACCGACATCGCTGACCAGTTACATGAAACGTCCAGAAAAATCAATACCGTTGACCGCCTTTCCAGGCATCTTGCAAAGGGCACTCCGAAAGATGCTCTGAAAGCTTATCTGAAACAAGTAAAAAAATGGTGCCCTGATCAGCCGGTTATCCATATCGATGACAGTGATGTTGTGAAGCCTGACGGTTACCAATTTGAAGCCCCCGGATGGGTCCGGGATGGTTCTGAAAGCACAAAAACAAAGAATGTTTATAAAAAAGGATATCATGTCACAGAAGCCACCGTCCTTACAACCAGCAACCATCCTGTCAGCATTTTTTCAGAAATTCATTCTTCCGTGGAAAAAGATTTTACTTCCATCAATGATGTGACCTTCTCCGCTATGGAACGGGCAAAAGCTCTTTTCGGAAAAGCAACCTTTGTCATGGATCGCGGCTATGATGATAACAAGATGTTCCTGAAACTGGATTCCATGAAACAGGATTATGTGATCCGGCTGACTGCAAAGCGCAGACTGTTATACCATAATAAATGGACCCTGGCCACGGAGCTGCGTAACCGCAGAAAAGGGAAAGTAAAGCTTCCACTGTTTTACAAAGGAAAGAAACATGAAGCGTATCTTTCCCATGTAAAAGTTCAGATTACCGCATCCAGAAAAGATATGTATCCCGTCCTTGTTTACGGAATTACAGAGCATCCCATGATGCTGGCAACAAATAAGGCAATCAAATCGAAAGAAGATGTAATAAAGGTTGCAAAGCTTTACTTTTCCAGATGGAAGATCGAGGAATATTTCCGCTGCAAAAAACAGATGTTTCAGTTTGAAAATTTCCGGGTACGCAAGCTTAAGGCAATCAATGCTTTAAACTTTTATACTACTTTATGCATGGCATTTCTTGCCCATATTTCTATGAAGGCAGAAACAAATGCCCTTAAAACTGCAATTATACATACCGCAAATCCGATAAAAGAAAAGATAGCGTTTTGCTATTATCGGCTGGCTAAAGGTATCTCCGGCATACTGTCGTATGCAAAAGAGGGCATCAGGCTCTGGTTCCGGACAAGGCGTCCTGTATACCGTCAACTCTGCCTTAAGCTGGCTGTTTGA
- a CDS encoding tyrosine-type recombinase/integrase produces MRIQDKLVPYLEYCEYRKELDKNTIKAYRIDLCQYFTFICCDEPNKEKIEVYITELHKKYKQKTVKRKIASLKAFYNYLEEEEIISYNPFRKIKVKFKETITLPRIILREEIEKLLNYMYDCLKKNVLTGYKYQLRDIAVVEVLFATGARVYEISNIREDSVNLNSGQIRIMGKGGKERYVQISNSSVLAVLRKYYKQNENEIKKSGCFFINNRGNRYTEQSIRSMLKKYAKQAGIARNITPHMFRHSFATYLIEEGVDVSCVQQIRGHSSIKTTQIYIHIAAKKQAEILREMHPRNSMSIAGVA; encoded by the coding sequence ATGAGGATACAGGATAAATTGGTGCCATATCTGGAATATTGCGAATACAGAAAAGAACTTGATAAAAATACGATTAAAGCATATCGGATTGATTTGTGCCAGTACTTTACATTTATTTGCTGTGATGAACCCAATAAAGAAAAAATAGAAGTATATATTACTGAACTACATAAAAAATATAAGCAGAAGACGGTAAAAAGGAAAATCGCATCTTTAAAGGCCTTTTACAATTATTTGGAGGAAGAGGAGATTATCTCGTACAATCCTTTTAGGAAGATTAAAGTTAAATTTAAAGAAACCATAACTCTTCCGAGGATAATACTGCGGGAAGAAATAGAGAAGTTACTGAATTATATGTATGACTGTCTGAAGAAGAATGTTCTAACTGGTTATAAATACCAATTGAGGGATATAGCAGTTGTGGAAGTTCTTTTTGCGACAGGTGCCAGAGTGTACGAAATATCAAATATACGAGAAGACAGTGTAAACCTAAATTCTGGTCAGATCAGAATTATGGGAAAGGGTGGAAAAGAGAGATATGTCCAGATCAGTAATTCCTCAGTACTTGCAGTTTTAAGAAAATATTATAAGCAGAATGAAAATGAAATCAAAAAAAGTGGCTGTTTTTTTATTAACAACAGGGGAAATAGATATACGGAACAGTCAATTCGATCAATGTTAAAAAAGTATGCGAAGCAGGCTGGTATAGCGCGGAATATTACTCCTCATATGTTCCGGCATTCATTTGCAACCTATTTAATTGAGGAAGGTGTAGATGTGAGCTGTGTTCAACAAATTCGAGGGCACAGTTCCATTAAGACAACTCAAATATACATCCATATAGCGGCAAAGAAACAGGCCGAGATACTTCGAGAAATGCATCCAAGAAATAGTATGAGTATTGCAGGCGTGGCTTAA